A section of the Pseudomonadota bacterium genome encodes:
- a CDS encoding cyclopropane-fatty-acyl-phospholipid synthase family protein: MNFLPISFIQKRWFAALAKLEFGTLHFTSPEGETTHYRGHQAGPEVRFIMHDWNVLTRLIARGDIGLGEDYIDGKWESDSVEHLIALFLLNLEHLESFAHGSWLNRRVFALYNSFVRRNSRRGSRINIQSHYDVGNDFYRLWLDETMTYSSALYQGATDLATAQRNKYARILDHLGAPPAQILEIGCGWGGFAEQAAARGHRTTGITVSPAQYAFARARLGDTADILLQDYRDTHGAFDAIVSIEMFEAVGEKYWPDYFASIRENLKPGGSAIIQTITVRDENFADYRSVSDFIRHYVFPGGMLPSVARFREEAAKAGLQTREVFSFGQDYAQTLREWLTRFDAARDQVLAMGYSEAFIRNWRFYLSICAAAFSISRTDVVQVELVHAA; the protein is encoded by the coding sequence ATGAATTTCCTGCCCATTTCGTTCATTCAGAAGCGCTGGTTTGCGGCGCTGGCAAAGCTGGAATTCGGCACGCTGCATTTCACCTCGCCCGAGGGTGAAACCACCCACTATCGCGGCCATCAGGCCGGGCCGGAGGTGCGCTTCATCATGCATGACTGGAACGTGCTGACGCGGCTGATCGCGCGCGGCGATATTGGGCTGGGCGAGGATTATATCGACGGCAAATGGGAGTCTGACAGTGTGGAGCATCTTATCGCGCTGTTCCTGCTGAATCTGGAGCATCTGGAGTCGTTCGCCCATGGTTCGTGGCTGAACCGCCGGGTGTTTGCGCTCTATAATTCCTTCGTGCGCCGCAACAGCCGCCGCGGCAGCCGCATCAACATCCAATCCCACTACGATGTGGGCAATGATTTCTACCGGCTATGGCTGGATGAAACGATGACCTATTCCTCCGCGCTCTATCAGGGCGCGACGGATCTGGCCACGGCGCAGCGCAACAAATATGCGCGTATTCTCGACCATTTGGGCGCACCACCGGCGCAGATTCTCGAGATTGGCTGCGGCTGGGGCGGGTTTGCGGAACAAGCTGCGGCGCGCGGCCACCGCACCACCGGCATCACCGTCTCGCCGGCGCAATATGCGTTTGCGCGGGCGCGGCTGGGCGACACCGCCGATATTTTGCTGCAGGATTACCGCGATACGCATGGCGCGTTCGATGCGATTGTTTCCATTGAAATGTTCGAGGCGGTCGGCGAAAAATACTGGCCGGATTATTTCGCCAGCATCCGCGAGAACCTGAAGCCCGGCGGCTCCGCCATCATCCAGACCATCACCGTGCGCGATGAAAATTTCGCGGATTACCGCAGCGTCAGCGACTTCATCCGCCATTATGTGTTTCCCGGCGGCATGCTGCCCTCCGTCGCCCGCTTCCGCGAAGAGGCGGCCAAGGCCGGACTACAGACGCGCGAAGTGTTTTCCTTCGGCCAGGATTATGCGCAGACATTACGTGAGTGGCTGACCCGCTTCGATGCGGCGCGCGACCAGGTGCTGGCGATGGGCTATAGCGAGGCGTTCATCC
- a CDS encoding DUF1365 domain-containing protein has protein sequence MGIAHGLLVADVVHTRHRPTRNHFHYHVYYFCLPLQQIAQLARLWLVSLERFNLFSFYARDHAATPATTESWVRDVLAEWKITHADGEMVLLTLPRVLGYVFNPVSFWFCCSKNGELACVLSEVRNTFGERHCYLSYHEDGRMIGADDWLESRKLFHVSPFLPVAGSYRFRFVYRDEKIGVWIDHHDADGLLLSTALTGKRRTLNDAALLWCFVRYPLVTFKVIGLIHYQALKLVLKGIRYRRKPAPPTTEVSR, from the coding sequence ATGGGCATAGCACACGGCCTGCTGGTGGCGGATGTGGTGCATACGCGCCACCGGCCAACGCGTAACCATTTCCATTACCATGTCTATTATTTCTGCCTGCCGCTGCAGCAGATTGCGCAGCTGGCGCGGCTGTGGCTGGTGTCGCTGGAACGGTTTAACCTATTCAGCTTTTACGCACGTGACCATGCGGCGACGCCCGCCACCACGGAAAGCTGGGTGCGCGATGTGCTGGCGGAATGGAAGATCACCCATGCCGATGGCGAGATGGTGCTGCTCACCCTGCCGCGGGTGCTGGGGTATGTATTCAACCCCGTCAGCTTCTGGTTTTGCTGCAGCAAAAACGGCGAGCTGGCCTGCGTACTTTCCGAAGTGCGCAACACGTTTGGTGAGCGGCATTGCTACCTTTCCTACCACGAGGATGGCCGCATGATTGGTGCCGATGACTGGCTGGAATCGCGCAAGCTATTCCATGTCTCGCCGTTCCTGCCGGTAGCGGGTTCGTACCGCTTTCGCTTTGTTTATCGCGACGAGAAAATCGGCGTGTGGATCGACCATCATGATGCGGATGGGCTGCTGCTTTCCACCGCCCTCACCGGCAAACGCCGCACGCTGAATGATGCGGCGCTGCTGTGGTGCTTTGTGCGCTACCCGCTGGTGACGTTCAAAGTCATCGGCCTCATCCATTACCAGGCGCTTAAGCTGGTGCTCAAAGGCATCCGTTATCGCCGCAAGCCCGCCCCACCGACCACCGAGGTTTCACGATGA
- a CDS encoding FAD-dependent oxidoreductase has translation MASIAIIGTGISGMGAAHLLHPHHDITVYERAAEIGGHTRTRMVETGGVSIPVDTGFIVFNERNYPNLVGLFKQLGVPVQKSDMTFAATIDGGAFEWCARDLNGVFGQRRNLLNPKFYGMIRDVLRFNKHARAMVDAAPEMTLGELVAQLKLGRGFLANYLLPMGGAIWSCSPTMMLDFPAATFVHFFENHGLLAFSGQPQWYTVTGGSREYVARITAAFAHKIRTNCAVVGVTRRDGKVHVRDSQGGVSVYDEVVFASHADQTLAMLEDASAAETEILGAFSYQPNQAVLHGDASVMPRRKRCWASWVYHARTGGAEPAISVTYWMNLLQSIDEKHLLFVTLNPLTPIAPEHVFDTHQFEHPVFTGAAMAAQRRMGELQGINGCWFAGAYTRYGFHEDGLLSAVRVAQAMGARIPWA, from the coding sequence ATGGCATCCATTGCGATTATCGGCACCGGCATTTCCGGCATGGGGGCGGCCCATTTGCTGCACCCGCATCACGACATCACGGTCTATGAGCGCGCGGCGGAAATTGGCGGGCACACGCGCACGCGCATGGTGGAAACCGGCGGTGTGAGCATTCCGGTCGATACCGGGTTTATTGTTTTCAACGAGCGCAATTACCCCAACCTTGTCGGGCTGTTTAAGCAGCTGGGCGTGCCGGTGCAAAAAAGCGATATGACCTTTGCCGCCACCATCGATGGCGGCGCGTTCGAGTGGTGCGCGCGCGACCTCAACGGCGTGTTCGGCCAGCGCCGCAACCTGCTGAACCCAAAGTTTTACGGCATGATCCGCGATGTGCTGCGCTTCAACAAACATGCGCGCGCGATGGTGGATGCGGCACCCGAGATGACGCTGGGCGAGCTGGTGGCGCAGCTGAAACTGGGCCGCGGCTTCCTCGCCAATTACCTGCTGCCGATGGGCGGCGCGATCTGGAGCTGCTCGCCGACGATGATGCTTGATTTTCCGGCCGCGACCTTTGTGCATTTCTTTGAAAACCATGGGCTGCTGGCCTTCTCCGGGCAGCCGCAATGGTATACGGTTACGGGCGGTTCGCGGGAATATGTTGCACGCATCACTGCAGCATTTGCGCATAAAATCCGCACCAACTGCGCGGTGGTGGGTGTCACCCGGCGTGATGGCAAGGTGCATGTGCGCGATAGCCAGGGGGGCGTTTCAGTGTATGATGAGGTGGTGTTCGCCAGCCATGCCGACCAGACACTCGCCATGCTGGAAGACGCCAGCGCCGCCGAAACCGAGATCCTCGGCGCGTTCAGCTACCAGCCTAACCAGGCGGTGCTGCATGGCGACGCATCCGTGATGCCGCGGCGCAAACGCTGCTGGGCGAGCTGGGTCTATCATGCCCGCACGGGTGGTGCCGAACCTGCCATTTCCGTCACCTATTGGATGAATTTGCTGCAGTCGATCGACGAAAAACACCTGCTGTTCGTGACGCTGAACCCCCTCACCCCCATTGCGCCCGAGCATGTCTTCGATACACACCAATTCGAGCACCCGGTTTTCACCGGCGCGGCGATGGCGGCGCAACGGCGCATGGGCGAATTGCAGGGCATCAACGGCTGCTGGTTCGCGGGCGCTTACACGCGCTACGGGTTTCACGAGGACGGGCTGCTGAGCGCAGTGCGCGTTGCACAGGCGATGGGGGCGCGCATTCCATGGGCATAG
- a CDS encoding alpha/beta hydrolase, with product MAHPFSIKKRAALLVSGLLLLATTACTTLLNASIPQEGYTLVRNVAYGDQPRQTLDIYTPTGHEKPRGVLLFFYGGSWQMGAKEDYRFVGEAFASTGYITVIADYRVYPEVYFPQFVEDGARAVVWLHGHIAQYGGDANRLFVSGHSAGAHIAAMLALDDRYITRAGGSPDWIRGTLGIAGPYDFLPLTDAKLIALFSKQPIAQTQPITFATHKTAPIFLATGDADDTVAPKNSYHLAEKLKAQHSLVDLRTYPDVGHIGIVLALAQGFRNKAPLLEDMVAFMDAAR from the coding sequence ATGGCCCACCCATTCTCCATCAAAAAACGTGCGGCGCTGCTGGTGAGCGGCCTGCTGCTGTTGGCGACCACCGCCTGTACCACACTGCTCAACGCTTCCATCCCGCAGGAGGGCTATACGCTGGTGCGCAACGTGGCGTATGGCGACCAGCCGCGCCAGACACTCGATATTTATACGCCCACAGGCCACGAAAAACCGCGCGGCGTACTGCTGTTTTTCTATGGCGGCAGCTGGCAAATGGGCGCGAAGGAGGATTACCGCTTCGTCGGCGAGGCCTTCGCCAGCACGGGCTACATCACCGTCATCGCCGATTATCGCGTCTACCCGGAGGTATATTTCCCGCAATTCGTGGAGGATGGCGCGCGCGCCGTGGTCTGGCTGCATGGCCATATCGCGCAGTATGGCGGCGATGCAAACCGCCTGTTCGTCAGCGGCCATTCCGCGGGCGCGCATATCGCCGCGATGCTCGCGCTGGATGACCGCTATATTACCCGCGCGGGCGGCAGCCCGGACTGGATCCGCGGCACGCTCGGCATCGCAGGCCCCTATGATTTCCTGCCGCTGACGGATGCAAAGCTGATCGCGCTGTTCAGCAAACAACCCATCGCGCAAACGCAGCCGATCACCTTCGCCACCCACAAAACCGCGCCAATTTTTCTTGCCACTGGCGATGCGGATGACACCGTCGCGCCGAAAAACAGCTATCATCTGGCGGAGAAACTAAAAGCCCAGCATAGCCTGGTGGATTTGCGAACCTATCCGGATGTCGGCCATATCGGCATCGTTCTCGCCCTCGCGCAGGGCTTCCGCAACAAAGCGCCGTTGCTGGAGGACATGGTCGCGTTCATGGATGCAGCGCGCTAA
- a CDS encoding ABC-F family ATP-binding cassette domain-containing protein has protein sequence MLFINDLTYRVGGRTLFDKASLSIPAGHRVGLVGPNGVGKTTLFKLVAGELTADGGDISLIKGASMGMVRQDLPDDDTRLIDIVLAADTEREALMREAEVTHDPDRIGYIYTRLDEINAYDAPSRAATILAGLGFNEEAQNRPISDFSGGWRMRVALAATLFRQPNLLMLDEPTNHLDFEAMVWLENYLMRYTETLLIISHDRDILNKTVSHILHMENQKLTSYTGTYDEFERMRAEKMLNQQSLREKQLAQKAHMQAFVDRFGATASKARQAQSRLKAIEKMDIVDAVMADRVTAFNFPKPEELRSPLIVLDHVDAGYETGKPILKNLNLRIDMDDRIALLGANGNGKSTLVKLLSGRLPQLMGDVTKSGKLKVGYFAQFQTDELPVHLTPTQVMGQQMIGAPEPKVRALLGHFGFNKDKADTKVGELSGGEKARLLFCQMSYDAPHIMLLDEPTNHLDMDAREALMQALNNYTGAVILVSHDPHLVANVADRLWLVADGTCVPYEDDLDGYRNLIVQQRRRERDSAKKEARAGKNEKKSGGNKTEKDIAKQEEKVLNLTQRKDDLENEIATVCAGGDASQLTRLNKTHAQVSKDLAEAEVALETMISKL, from the coding sequence ATGCTGTTTATCAACGATCTCACCTACCGCGTCGGCGGGCGCACGCTGTTTGACAAGGCCTCGCTGTCGATTCCCGCAGGCCACCGGGTGGGGCTGGTTGGGCCCAACGGGGTGGGCAAAACCACGCTGTTCAAGCTGGTGGCAGGCGAGTTGACGGCCGATGGCGGCGATATTTCGCTCATCAAAGGCGCCAGCATGGGCATGGTGCGGCAGGATCTGCCCGACGACGATACCCGCCTGATCGATATTGTTTTGGCCGCCGACACTGAGCGCGAAGCGCTGATGCGCGAGGCGGAAGTGACGCATGACCCCGACCGCATCGGCTATATCTATACGCGCCTGGATGAGATTAATGCCTATGACGCACCCTCGCGCGCGGCGACGATCCTGGCGGGCCTCGGCTTCAACGAGGAAGCGCAGAACCGCCCGATTTCGGATTTCTCCGGCGGCTGGCGGATGCGGGTGGCACTGGCCGCGACGCTGTTTCGCCAACCCAACCTGCTGATGCTCGATGAACCGACCAACCACCTTGATTTCGAGGCGATGGTGTGGCTGGAAAACTACCTGATGCGCTATACGGAAACGCTGCTCATCATCAGCCATGACCGCGATATTTTGAACAAAACGGTGAGCCATATCCTGCATATGGAAAACCAGAAGCTGACGTCTTACACCGGCACGTATGACGAGTTCGAGCGCATGCGCGCCGAGAAGATGCTGAACCAGCAATCGCTGCGCGAGAAGCAGCTGGCGCAAAAGGCGCATATGCAGGCATTCGTGGATCGCTTCGGCGCCACCGCCTCGAAGGCGCGGCAGGCGCAAAGCCGCCTCAAGGCCATCGAGAAAATGGACATTGTGGACGCGGTGATGGCCGACCGGGTGACAGCGTTTAACTTCCCCAAACCCGAGGAATTGCGCTCGCCGCTGATTGTGCTCGACCATGTGGATGCGGGTTATGAGACGGGTAAGCCGATCCTCAAAAACCTCAACCTGCGGATCGATATGGATGACCGCATCGCCCTGCTTGGCGCGAACGGGAACGGGAAATCGACGCTGGTGAAATTGCTTTCCGGCCGCCTGCCGCAGTTGATGGGCGATGTTACGAAATCCGGCAAGCTGAAGGTGGGTTATTTCGCCCAGTTCCAGACCGATGAATTGCCAGTGCATCTGACACCAACGCAGGTGATGGGCCAGCAGATGATTGGCGCGCCGGAGCCAAAAGTGCGGGCGCTGCTGGGCCATTTCGGCTTCAACAAGGATAAGGCCGACACCAAGGTGGGCGAGCTTTCCGGCGGTGAAAAAGCGCGGTTGCTGTTCTGCCAGATGAGCTACGACGCGCCGCATATCATGCTGCTCGATGAACCGACCAACCACCTTGATATGGACGCGCGCGAGGCGCTGATGCAGGCGCTCAACAACTATACCGGCGCGGTGATTCTGGTCAGCCACGACCCGCATTTGGTGGCCAACGTGGCCGACCGTTTGTGGCTGGTGGCGGATGGCACCTGTGTGCCGTATGAAGACGATCTCGACGGCTACCGCAACCTGATTGTGCAGCAGCGCCGCCGCGAGCGCGATAGCGCGAAAAAGGAAGCACGCGCGGGCAAGAACGAGAAAAAATCCGGCGGGAACAAGACCGAAAAAGACATCGCCAAGCAGGAAGAAAAAGTGCTCAACCTGACCCAGCGCAAGGATGATCTCGAAAATGAAATCGCCACTGTTTGCGCGGGCGGCGATGCCAGCCAGCTCACCCGCCTCAACAAAACCCATGCCCAAGTGAGCAAGGATTTGGCCGAAGCCGAAGTGGCGCTGGAGACGATGATTTCGAAGCTCTAG
- a CDS encoding pyridoxal phosphate-dependent aminotransferase produces the protein MTTPTHAFIVRDVMRDSPTMSAAAMADAAKARGKKVEIVTVGDLFPKPPQEEVEGWLATLHADAKKANSASDEKFSTIRDASKLYAYSETTGLPSLRAAAAECFTRDTGLAATLADVCIGTGGKGALNGALAVFKPGDTVFVTAPGWPTNYDMFPAGVTLVELATGDGILREAVLMEALATHREPAAILINAPCNPTGANYTPAEREAFFAAVGAATKTTIVLSDDPYGKLLFDRMPYDIGAVLQRGPAEKALFEAGRLACFRTVSKEYGLAGLRVGFIVSKNKTMVASLKKWNESKGGGMGVEDQLKAQAALMYGDGFITRTVATLMEKRALLLDGIAALSYASVDAPRGTIYGWVDFSALNGKTVPASASETGAAYAIDSAAAMMRYLVNVAGVCGVPGVPFYAPDSPAATADWHVRISFCCDTAQLQRAMTNLADAEKLLTASGSQLGAA, from the coding sequence ATGACCACGCCCACCCATGCATTCATCGTCCGCGACGTGATGCGCGATTCGCCCACCATGAGTGCCGCTGCCATGGCGGATGCCGCCAAAGCACGCGGCAAAAAAGTCGAGATTGTCACCGTCGGCGACCTCTTCCCAAAACCGCCGCAGGAGGAGGTCGAGGGCTGGCTTGCCACGCTGCATGCGGATGCCAAAAAAGCCAACAGCGCCAGCGATGAGAAATTCAGCACCATCCGCGATGCCAGCAAGCTTTACGCCTATTCCGAAACCACCGGCCTGCCATCGCTGCGGGCGGCGGCGGCGGAGTGCTTCACGCGCGACACCGGCCTTGCGGCAACGCTGGCGGATGTCTGCATCGGCACCGGCGGCAAGGGTGCGCTTAACGGCGCACTGGCCGTGTTCAAACCCGGCGACACGGTGTTTGTCACCGCACCCGGTTGGCCCACCAACTACGACATGTTCCCCGCCGGGGTAACGCTGGTCGAACTCGCCACCGGCGACGGCATTTTGCGCGAAGCGGTGCTGATGGAAGCACTCGCCACCCACCGCGAGCCCGCCGCCATCCTCATCAACGCGCCATGCAATCCGACGGGTGCTAACTACACCCCTGCTGAGCGCGAGGCGTTTTTTGCTGCGGTTGGGGCTGCAACAAAAACCACGATCGTTCTCAGCGACGACCCGTACGGCAAACTGCTGTTCGACCGCATGCCCTATGACATTGGCGCGGTGCTGCAACGCGGCCCGGCCGAGAAGGCGCTGTTCGAAGCGGGCCGCCTGGCCTGCTTCCGCACCGTGTCGAAGGAATATGGCCTCGCCGGGTTGCGGGTTGGCTTCATCGTCTCGAAAAACAAAACCATGGTCGCGTCCTTGAAGAAATGGAACGAGAGCAAGGGCGGCGGCATGGGCGTGGAAGACCAGCTGAAAGCGCAAGCCGCACTCATGTATGGCGACGGGTTCATCACCCGCACAGTCGCCACCCTCATGGAGAAACGCGCGCTGCTGCTGGATGGCATTGCCGCGCTGTCCTATGCCAGCGTCGATGCGCCACGCGGCACCATTTATGGCTGGGTCGATTTCAGCGCCCTCAACGGCAAAACCGTGCCCGCCAGCGCATCGGAAACCGGCGCGGCCTATGCGATCGATTCCGCCGCGGCGATGATGCGCTATCTGGTCAATGTCGCCGGTGTCTGCGGCGTTCCGGGCGTACCGTTTTATGCGCCGGACTCACCGGCTGCGACCGCCGATTGGCATGTGCGCATTTCCTTCTGCTGCGATACCGCGCAGTTGCAACGCGCCATGACAAATCTTGCAGACGCCGAGAAACTACTTACCGCTAGTGGCAGCCAGCTTGGTGCGGCATAG
- a CDS encoding phosphatase PAP2 family protein produces the protein MKFRHLLLPLLLTLTACAGGDKYPYPRQFVGVEDVGVRVLGTPPAPHTKIYDAEIDGILARQAALTDAQKATILAEDHIHPGMLIEPVLGAGYDKDTHPALFTLLAHAASDAWRTGDAMQDYWKRDRPWVADHRVQLYTKPITRPSYPSGHTTTNTVWAYVLGDLFPKKRDALLARASEIGFHRVDGGVHFPHDVAGGKRLAYLLYTKMRSNPDYQRELKAARLELELASPTGEMPLPRGTVCAMPHQAGCH, from the coding sequence ATGAAATTCCGTCACCTGCTGTTACCCCTGCTGCTCACCCTCACCGCCTGTGCGGGCGGTGATAAATACCCCTACCCGCGCCAGTTTGTTGGGGTGGAGGATGTGGGTGTGCGCGTGCTGGGTACACCGCCGGCGCCGCATACGAAAATCTATGATGCGGAAATCGATGGTATCCTCGCCCGTCAGGCCGCCCTCACCGATGCGCAGAAAGCGACGATTCTGGCCGAAGACCATATCCACCCGGGGATGCTGATTGAGCCGGTGCTGGGCGCGGGTTATGACAAGGACACCCACCCAGCGCTGTTTACGCTGCTCGCCCATGCGGCATCCGACGCCTGGCGCACGGGCGATGCGATGCAGGATTACTGGAAGCGCGACCGCCCGTGGGTGGCGGATCACCGTGTGCAGCTTTACACCAAGCCGATCACCCGCCCCAGCTACCCAAGCGGGCACACCACCACCAACACCGTCTGGGCGTATGTGCTGGGCGACCTGTTCCCGAAAAAGCGTGATGCGCTGCTGGCGCGGGCGAGCGAAATCGGCTTCCACCGGGTGGATGGCGGCGTGCATTTCCCGCACGACGTGGCGGGCGGCAAGCGCCTTGCCTACCTGCTCTATACGAAAATGCGCAGCAACCCGGACTATCAGCGCGAGCTGAAAGCGGCACGGTTGGAGCTGGAGCTGGCATCGCCAACTGGCGAGATGCCCTTACCGCGCGGCACGGTGTGCGCTATGCCGCACCAAGCTGGCTGCCACTAG
- the secF gene encoding protein translocase subunit SecF, which yields MRFPFQIFPTVPKFEFVGYRKVGFAITLLGILVSFGSLATQGLNFGIDFSGGVVMEVRTEHAADVSKMRALLETEHTKNASLQSVGNDGREVMIRLKPEGDENQNQVAQTVRKTLDAGYGAPIEYLRVDYVGPQVGDELIRGSFLALAFAMGAMMLYLWFRFEWQYGLGGILALTHDAILVFGFYSVTQIEFNLTSVAAVLTVIGYSINDSVVIYDRVREDLRKFKVKPVADVLNLAINETLARTFLTGGTVLMALLGLVLLGGEVLFGFSAAMIFGVIIGTYSSIYVSSTVLVYLNLRRSELAPLKA from the coding sequence ATGCGTTTTCCGTTCCAGATTTTCCCCACCGTGCCGAAGTTCGAGTTTGTCGGCTACCGCAAGGTTGGGTTTGCGATCACCCTCCTTGGTATTCTCGTCAGCTTTGGCTCGCTGGCCACGCAGGGTCTCAATTTCGGCATTGATTTCTCCGGCGGCGTGGTGATGGAAGTGCGCACCGAGCACGCGGCGGATGTCAGCAAAATGCGCGCCCTGCTGGAAACGGAACATACGAAAAACGCCAGCCTGCAATCGGTGGGGAATGATGGCCGCGAGGTGATGATCCGCCTTAAGCCCGAGGGTGACGAGAACCAGAACCAGGTTGCCCAGACCGTGCGCAAAACGCTGGATGCGGGCTACGGCGCGCCGATCGAGTATCTGCGCGTGGATTATGTCGGCCCGCAGGTCGGCGATGAGCTGATTCGTGGCAGTTTCCTTGCGCTCGCCTTCGCGATGGGGGCGATGATGCTCTATCTCTGGTTCCGCTTCGAGTGGCAATATGGCCTGGGCGGCATCCTCGCGCTGACGCATGATGCGATCCTCGTGTTCGGGTTTTACTCCGTCACGCAGATTGAATTTAACCTCACCTCGGTGGCGGCGGTGCTGACGGTCATCGGCTATTCCATCAACGATTCGGTGGTGATTTATGACCGCGTGCGCGAGGATTTGCGCAAGTTTAAAGTAAAGCCGGTGGCCGATGTGCTGAACCTTGCGATCAACGAAACGCTGGCGCGCACTTTCCTCACCGGCGGCACCGTGCTGATGGCGCTGCTGGGCCTGGTGCTGCTGGGCGGCGAAGTGCTGTTCGGCTTCTCGGCAGCGATGATTTTCGGCGTGATTATCGGCACCTATTCGTCGATTTACGTGTCGTCCACCGTGCTGGTCTATCTCAACCTGCGCCGCTCGGAATTGGCGCCGCTGAAGGCATAA
- a CDS encoding dicarboxylate/amino acid:cation symporter, producing MAGADVKEFTVLGLKMWQQVIICLILGIITGFVLKEDAAAFKILGTVFINLIKMVVVPLVFLALVSGITSMGDGANFKRVGFKGLSAYLFTAIFAVVIGLVAGTVFQPGLGLHVNINEFASASGGAAEVPPMNVKDFLLSLIPTNIFQAFAEGHLLQVIVFSVMFGITMNMMGDRAARPRQTLYDFGQIIFKMIEYIVRLAPLAVFGFMAWSVGTQGVEIIKILAKLCAAVIAACAFQYALFGVMIALLARLNPFIFYRKLVTTQLMAFSTSSSKATLTTAMREVETKLGVSPQSTQFLLPLGACINMDGTAIYLGICALFFAQFFGVELHTLDYAMLLLTCTFGSIGAAGIPSGSIIFMGMVLHSIGLPIEGIGLLLGVDRVLDMLRTTINITGDCAITLIVDASEKTLNKETYYS from the coding sequence ATGGCCGGTGCAGACGTTAAGGAATTCACGGTACTTGGTCTCAAGATGTGGCAGCAGGTTATTATCTGCCTTATTCTGGGGATCATCACCGGTTTTGTGCTGAAAGAGGACGCCGCTGCTTTCAAAATTCTGGGCACGGTGTTCATTAACCTCATCAAAATGGTGGTGGTGCCGCTGGTGTTCCTCGCCCTTGTTTCGGGCATCACCAGCATGGGCGATGGCGCGAATTTCAAGCGCGTCGGCTTTAAAGGCCTCTCGGCGTACCTGTTCACCGCGATTTTTGCGGTCGTCATCGGGCTGGTCGCAGGCACAGTGTTCCAGCCGGGCCTTGGGCTGCATGTGAACATCAACGAGTTCGCCAGCGCCAGCGGCGGCGCCGCCGAAGTGCCGCCGATGAACGTGAAGGATTTCCTGCTCAGCCTGATCCCCACCAATATCTTCCAGGCCTTCGCGGAAGGGCATTTGCTGCAGGTGATTGTGTTCTCGGTGATGTTTGGCATCACCATGAACATGATGGGCGACCGCGCCGCGCGGCCACGCCAGACGCTGTATGATTTCGGCCAGATCATCTTCAAGATGATCGAGTATATCGTGCGCCTTGCGCCGCTGGCGGTGTTTGGCTTCATGGCATGGTCGGTGGGCACGCAAGGGGTGGAGATCATTAAAATCCTCGCCAAGCTGTGTGCGGCGGTGATTGCGGCCTGCGCCTTCCAATACGCGCTGTTTGGCGTGATGATCGCGCTGCTGGCGCGGCTTAACCCGTTCATCTTCTACCGCAAGCTTGTCACCACGCAGCTGATGGCGTTTTCGACCTCCAGCTCGAAAGCAACGCTGACCACCGCGATGCGCGAGGTGGAAACCAAGCTGGGTGTTTCGCCACAATCGACACAGTTCCTGCTGCCGCTGGGTGCCTGTATCAACATGGATGGCACGGCGATTTACCTTGGCATCTGCGCGCTGTTTTTTGCGCAGTTCTTCGGCGTCGAGCTGCACACGCTCGATTACGCGATGCTGCTGCTGACCTGCACGTTCGGCTCCATCGGCGCGGCGGGGATTCCTTCGGGCTCGATCATTTTCATGGGCATGGTGCTGCATTCCATCGGCCTGCCGATCGAAGGCATTGGCCTGCTGCTGGGCGTTGACCGCGTGCTCGATATGCTGCGCACCACCATCAACATCACCGGCGATTGCGCCATCACCCTCATTGTCGACGCGTCGGAGAAGACGCTGAACAAGGAAACTTACTATAGTTAA